From the bacterium BMS3Abin08 genome, one window contains:
- a CDS encoding RDD family protein, whose product MATPAGILSRIVAKVIDLVFIAIAIEALNRAGFLAAMVYILVADGLFEGRSPGKMLVNIQTVKEDGTPCTLKESIIRNTTFAVGLLLWKIPIIGWALFLILLSIEFVVLIGSGNKRRVGDVLARTDVVEFHPKRTVT is encoded by the coding sequence ATGGCTACTCCCGCTGGGATTCTCTCCAGAATTGTTGCTAAGGTGATAGACCTCGTATTTATTGCGATTGCAATAGAGGCACTGAACCGTGCCGGGTTCCTTGCGGCCATGGTTTACATACTGGTCGCAGACGGACTGTTTGAAGGAAGAAGCCCCGGGAAGATGCTTGTAAATATCCAGACAGTGAAGGAGGACGGAACACCCTGCACATTAAAGGAATCAATAATAAGAAACACTACCTTTGCTGTAGGCCTGTTACTATGGAAGATACCCATTATTGGCTGGGCCCTTTTCCTAATTCTGCTTTCCATTGAGTTCGTTGTCCTTATCGGAAGCGGCAATAAAAGAAGGGTTGGAGATGTTCTTGCCAGGACCGATGTGGTTGAGTTCCACCCAAAACGGACCGTTACCTAA